A single Clostridia bacterium DNA region contains:
- the rpmE gene encoding 50S ribosomal protein L31: ACGETFETGSVKKEIKVEICSKCHPFFTGKQKLIDTGGRVDRFKKRFNLDKVENKEENKEE; encoded by the coding sequence TGCTTGTGGAGAAACATTTGAGACAGGTTCAGTAAAAAAGGAAATCAAAGTGGAAATTTGTTCCAAGTGTCATCCTTTCTTTACAGGAAAGCAGAAACTCATAGATACAGGCGGACGTGTTGACAGATTCAAGAAGAGATTCAACTTGGATAAAGTAGAAAACAAAGAAGAAAACAAAGAAGAATAA